The DNA region TGTTATGAAATGGGGTCATAAGTACGCCACGATTACACATGTACAGGTGCATAAATTCATCAAGTGCATCGTCACTGGCATTTGCTGAATCGGTGCCACTAGTTGGCGCTGGTGACACAAAACGATATTCAGCCCGAGCACCTATTTGTGCGATGGACCAATCTACCTCGTACTTGGTCAAGATTTCCTGCACCTGGTTTGTGTACCTAGTTCCTAATTCGATCATGTGAGCAAAAGCCGCATCAGTGAGCACTTCGCCGAGTGTTGCCCGCATCGCAGCCAGTGACAGCGCGTTACCAGCCAATGTTCCACCTACTCCACCAACATCAATTAAGTCAGCTTCAGCGTGTGCAGCAATTGCCTGAGCAACTTCATTTGTAATTCCATATGCGCCAGATGGAATGCCAGCGCCGATGGATTTTCCAATTATGAAGATGTCGGGCTGGAGGTTATCGCGTGCGGTCATGCCACCCGGACCAGCGGAAAATGTATGTGTTTCATCAATCATTAATAGAGCTTGATATTTTGTTGCTAGTTCGCGTAATCCTGGCAAAAATCCGGGCCTTGGAAGAACGATACCGATGTTGGTTAAAGCGGGCTCGGTCAAAATTGCAGCGACATCGCCATGGGCAAGCTCGCGCTCTACGGCTGCTAAGTCGTTGAACTCAACAACTCGAGTGGTGTGGTGTAACGGAATAGGTGGGGCAACATTGCCTGGCCGGGAAACGGCCTTGCCAGTTTCATCCGGCACGGCAAAAGTTTCATCTACTGATCCGTGATAGCAGTATGAGAAAACTAAAATCTTTGACTTGCCGGTTGCCAGTCTGGCCAAGCGGATCGCCCAGCGATTTGCATCCGTAGCAGTTAGAGTGAACGACCACAGTGGTAAGCCGAAGCGCTTAGTCAGTTCGGCGCCAACCCACTGCGCATCTGCGGTAGGAAGCATCGTTGTTATCCCACCAGCATTAATAATGCGCTCAGTTATTGCCGAAATGCTCGCCTGTGGGCTGTGCCCGGCCATCGCACCAGTATCGCCAAGCGCAAAGTCGATGTAGGTGTGGCCATCAACGTCTGTAACACGATTACCATGTGCTCGCTCTAAGTACAGTGGGAAGCCACCTGACCATTTATTCATCCAAGTCATTGGCACTGAACCAAATAGGTTGTCCGCCTGCTCGTATAACGACAACGATTTTGGGTTATTCGTGCGGTAGGTTTGGCGCTCCCGAATTAACAGCTCGGCAAGATGTGCTCGATCAATGATTGTCATGCCTAAGAGGACGCTGCCATCTCGGCAAAACGACTGTAATGACCCTGCCAAGCTACAGTAACAATTCCTGTTGGTCCGTTGCGGTGCTTAGCCAAAATAAAGTCTGACTCGCCTCGGCGTTGCGAGTCCGGCTCGTAGAACCCTTCACGGTGCAACAAGATCACCATATCAGCGTCCTGTTCCAGGGATCCAGATTCGCGCAGATCAGAGAGCATCGGCTTCTTGTCTTGACGTTGTTCCGGACCTCGGTTCAACTGGCTAAGCGCAACGACCGGCACATCAAGCTCTTTGGCGAGCAATTTCAGCGAGCGTGAAAATTCACTAACTTCTACTTGACGACTTTCTACTCGGCGGCCAGAACTCATCAGCTGGATGTAGTCAATGATGATTAATCGTAAGTCGTGACGCTGTTTCAACCGACGAGCCTTAGCCCTAATTTCCATCATGGTCATGTTTGGTGAGTCGTCAATAAATAATGGCGCTTCTGAAATACCACCCATGCGTTTAGCCACCCGATCCCAGTCGGCCTCGACTAGATTGCCTCCACGCATTGCGCTTAGATTTACTGTTGCTTCGGCAGAGAGTAGACGCATCGCAATTTCATTACGGCTCATTTCAAGTGAGAAAATTGCGGAGGTCATATTATTTTTGATGCTTGCACTGCGGGCAAGGTCAAGTGCCAAAGTGGACTTACCCATACCTGGTCGGGCGGCAACAATTATCAGCTGACCGCCATGTAGTCCGTGTGTGATGTTGTCCAGTCCTGAAAAGCCAGTGGGCACGCCCAGTAGCTGGCCGCCATGACCCTCAATAGCTTCAATTTCCTCGAGTGTTTTTGGGATGATGACGGACAGCGGTTGGTAATCTTCTGACCGGCGTTGCTTAGTTACATCAAAGACTTCGGATTGCGCACGATCAACTAAGGCATCAATTTCACCATCGGCTGAGTAACCCATCTGAGTGATGCGGGCACCTACTTCAACAAGGCGGCGTAGTACTGCGCGTTCAGTTACGATGCGGGCGTAGTAACCAGCATTAGCTGCGGTTGGTACACCAGAGACAAGGGTGTGCAGGTAACTTACACCGCCGATGTTGCTTAATGTGCCAGCTTTAGTTAAGTAGTTTGAAACTGTGATTGCGTCAGCTGGCTCACCTCGGCCATAGATATCTAGAATCGCCGCAAAGATTGTGGAGTGAGCTGGCTTGTAAAAATCATTTTCGTGAAGGTGTTCGATTACGTCAGCAATCGCGTCCTTGCTCAGAAGCATCGCGCCCAAAACAGATTGTTCTGCAACTAAATCTTGGGGCGGAGTTAAAAGTTGATCTGCTGGATATCCCCTTGGGATTTCTGCCACGCTCATGTGCACCTTCAAATTCTCTTTACGCGATAGCCCGACTTTAGATTGCTGCCCTGACACTGACAATGACCCCTGTTGATAACTCTGTGGATAAAATGGGGAAAATGCCTTGTTTACCAGTTATTGCTTGGTGATAACTTGTGCGAGTTAACCGAAAGTTTGACAAAATTCCTTGTAAATACGGGGTTTTTTTAGTTAATACCTGTGCACAAAAAATATATTTTAGGTTAAGCCATCTTGGGTCGGCGTCAGTTGCTTTCGCAGTTTTTCAGCCATAAGAGCCGAAATTCCACAACCTAAAATTAGTAGAGCTATCCATTGGTAGGGCCAATTGCGATGCAGCATGAACCCGCCGATTGCTGGGCCAATGGCACCTGAAAGAGACCAGTTCAGCGAACTCACGGCGTTGTACCGGCCCCGTAGATGCTCTGGCGCTAAATCATTCGGGATAGCGGGCCCAACTGGAGACCAAACCATTTCTCCAACTGCAAAAATCGCCATTGCTAGTCCAGCAAGAACGGCCGGTAATAACCCGGGCAACTTCAGCCCAACTCCCAGAGCTATCCAAGATGTTGCCCATAGCAAGGAAATGACTTGCAGGAGTCGAGAGCGTGAACGTCCCTGTAAAAGTTTTATGAAGTAAAGCTGACCTATCACGATCACAAAAGTATTGATTGCCCATATAGGTCCTAGCGTCTTTGCCGATTGTCCTGCAAAAACGGTAAGCAGTGGAGCAATACCCGCATCCATCATCGACCCATAACCGCAAGTCAACATTAGTAATGTTGTGAAGAAATAGTAAATGAGTTTGCGATCCTTCAATAGGTCTCGATAACTCCCTTGACTACTTTCATGCTCAGAATTGAATTTGAAATTAGGAATTGATGCGATGACGGCAAGGTAGAGCAAATACGAACAGGCGTCTATCAGGTACAACCGGACAAAACTTCCTGGGTCATTCAAGTCAACGATGAGTGCACTTGCTAGACCGCCAATGCCAAGTCCAAGATTCAAAAACATGAATGAGATGCCGAAAATGTTTTGGCGCTTTTCTGGTGGCACCATTCGGGCAACGATGGTATTTTGTGCGGGCCAAAGTCCTGACTGCCCAAGTGCGGTTAGTGCAGCGATTAGATACGCCTGCGAAGGTGAGTGAACGAAAGACCAGCTGGCAGTTGCCACAGTCTGGATGGTTAGTCCAGTAATCATCACCGGTTTTGGACCAAAACGGTCAATTGCCCACCCAACTGGTCCAGTCGCCACCAGGCCAAAGATCGACATCCAAGAAATTACTAATGCAGCAGTTATTAACGAGAAGCCACGAATTTGGTTTAAGTAAACAATCAACAGTGGCAGAGTCAGGCCACTTCCAAGAGAACTTAGGAAGTTTCCGAAAAGCAAACGGCGAGTAAGTGCTGGGGTCTCGCGAAGAACCTCAAACATTTCGTCACCTTTGACTTAGTTGCTTAACTAACGATACAAAAAAGGGGCCGCATGTGCGGCCCCGCTGTGGAGACTAGGGGAATCGAACCCCTAACCCCCTGCTTGCAAAGCAGGTGCTCTACCAATTGAGCTAAGTCCCCTGGATAAATCCAGAACTCTAAACTACTCAGAAGTAGCTTGTGTCCACAAGTCCTGTTCGGCTTTATTGGCTTTTGCTTGCTTGTAACCAACGAAACCGACCAGTGCGAGTACAGCTAATAAAAACTTTTTCATCGCAATCCTTTCTTGAACTTGCGTGGGCCTAGATGGACTTGAACCATCGACCTCTTCCTTATCAGGGAAGCGCTCTAACCAAGCTGAGCTATAGGCCCTTACTTTGATCGACTTTGGATCGACCTCTTCCTTGCACCAGGACTATAACCAAGCTGAGCTATAGGCCCTTACTTTGATCGACTTTGGATCGACCTCTTCCTTGCACCAGGACTATAGCCACTTTGGGCTAATGACGCTGGTATTTTTCGCGCGGTTTACGAGATTACCGCAACTTCGCGAATCTCCCAAAATGGGGGCTAGTTTGACTGCTCATCTGCGACATCCACTTCAATTCCACCAGTGAACCCTACGCTGAGGTTGTAGAGGGCAGCGAAAATTGTAGATAGAACGCTAAGTAGCACAATTTCAATAGCAGAAATCACCATGGAAAGTCCGACTAGTCGCCCCAAGGACAGGAAGTTCACGCCAGCTGAATCTTCATTTCCTGAAACGGATCTAAATAGTCCCGTTATCGCCTCAAAAACTCCGGCGGCGGACAGAAGCAGCCAAAGCACAATGGTCGCAACGATGATGATGCCAGCGATTGCTACGCCCAAGATAAACGAGGACTTGGCAACTGACCAAGGATCAAGTCGAGTAATCCGAACTTTGCGAGTGCTCGGGGCAAAATCTGCTTCTTCGGAACCTGTTGTCATCTGCTTACTCCGACTCAGATGTTTCTTCAGTTACCTCTTGGGCATCCAAAACTTCAACATCGGTTGGTTCGTCAAGATTTAATTCCTCTAGTCGTGCCAATGTCTCTGCTGATGACCTAGCAACTGCGACTACCTGGTCCTCATCGGCGACTCTCATCAACGAAACGCCCATGGTGTCGCGACCAGCTGCGCGAATTTCATCAACACGAGTGCGAATCACAATGCCATTTGAAGCAATCGCAAATAATTCATCATCGCCTTTACAAACAAGTGCGCCAGCGAGCCCGCCCCTGCGTTCGACTAAACGCATTGCCCGAACGCCTTGATTTCCGCGTCCCATAGAGCGCCACTCAGACAACTCGGTGCGCTTTGCCCAACCTCCATCAGTGACAGTAACGAGGAAGTCTTCAGCATTCGCAACTTCGAGAGACAACAGGAAGTCGTCTTCAGACTTGAACCGAATTCCTATTACACCAGTTGCACTACGACCCATCGGACGCAAAATTTCGTCAGATGCATGGAAGCGGACCGAGTAACCAAGTTTGGAAACTAAAATGACATGATCCTGCGCGCTTACCAACTGAGCACTAACGAGTGTGTCCTCGTCTTTTAGGTTGATCGCAATCAATCCAGTACTACGCGGTGAATCGTATTCGGTTAGTTTTGTCTTCTTCACAATTCCACCACGAGTTGCCAAGACCAAATACGGAGCTTGTTCGTAACTCTTCAGATCTAATACCTGGGCGATCTCTTCATCTGGTGCTAACTGTAAGAGGTTGGCTACATGCTGGCCACGAGCATCGCGACCAGCTTCGGTCAATTCATAAGCTTTAACCCGGAAAACTCGACCCCGGTTAGTGAAGAACAAAATCCAGTTATGTGTCGTGGTGACAAAGAAATGGGCAACCACATCGTCTTGCTTAAGAGCCGCTCCCTTCACGCCTCGACCCCCACGGCGCTGTGCCCGATAGAGTGCCGCCTTAGTTCGCTTTACATAACCGTCTGCGGTAATAGTGACGACGACTGGCTCATTTACAATCAGATCTTCGTTAGTTACTTCATTTTCGTCCGCAACAATCTGCGAGCGGCGCTCATCACCAAACTTCGCCACTATTTCGGCTAACTCTTCACTGACAATCGTGCGCTGGCGGATAATGCTACCCAAGATGTCTTGATAGTCGGCAATTTCAGCCATCAACTTGTCATGCTGGTTCTGCAGTTCGCTTGCTTCTAGTGCTGCAAGCTTACGTAGTTGCATATCCAAAATTGCTTGTGCCTGAACTTCGTCAATCTCAAGTAGATCTTGTAGGCCTTGTTGAGCAACGGCTGCCGATGCTGAACCACGGATTAATGCAATCACTTCATCGATTCGGGATATAGCTTTGAGTAAGCCAATCAAGATGTGGACGCGCTCCTGCGCAATGCGAAGTCGGTAGGCAGTGCGTCGCTGGATAACTTCAATCTGATGCGCAATCCAGTTCGTGACAAACGCATCGACAGTGAGTGTGCGCGGCACGCCATCAACAAGCGCCAGCATGTTTGCGCCGAAATTGTCCTGTAGTTGAGTGTGTTTGAACAGGTTGTTTAAAACAACTTTTGCGACTGCATCGCGCTTGAGAACAATGACGATGCGCATTCCAGTGCGCGAACTTGTTTCATCGATGATGTCTGCGATGCCAGAAATCTTTCCTTGATCGTGCAGTTCAGCAATGCGTGAAATTAAGTTGTCCGGATTTACCTGGTAGGGCAATTCGGTGACAACTATGACAGTGCGCCCGCGTTTATCCTCGGTGATCTCTGTGACAGCGCGCATGGTGATGGACCCACGACCAGTGCGCTGGGCATCTTGTATCCCTCGTCTGCCAACAATTAATGCGCCGGTTGGAAAATCTGGTCCGCTAATTCGCTCCATGAGTGCTTCGAGTAACTCTTCGCGACTTGCCTCGGGATTTTCTAAAGCCCACTGCACGCCAGCGGCTACCTCGCGCAAATTATGCGGTGGGATGTTGGTTGCCATTCCCACGGCAATACCCGAAGATCCGTTAACCAACAGGTTTGGGAAGCGAGAGGGCAGTACAGTCGGTTCAAGATTTTTGCCATCATAGTTTGGAGTGAAGTCGACGGTGTCTTGATCGATGTCGCGTACCATCTCCATCGCAATTGGCGCCAAGCGGGCCTCAGTGTAACGAGCAGCAGCTGGCGAGTCGTTTCCTGGCGAGCCAAAGTTTCCCTGACCTTGCGCAAGTGGATAACGAAGCGACCAACTTTGGGTTAGACGAACCAAAGTATCGTAGATGGCACTGTCACCATGCGGGTGATACTGGCCCATCACTTCACCAACTACACGAGCGCTCTTATTAAATGCTCGGTCTGGTCGGTATCCGCCGTCATACATTGCATAAATAACTCGACGATGTACTGGCTTTAACCCATCGCGAACATCCGGTAGCGCGCGTGAGACGATAACACTCATCGCATAGTCAAGATAGGACCGCTGCATTTCTACATGCAGGTCGACTATTTCAATCTGGTCGTTGGTTTCTGAAATTTCAGTCATTAAATATCCAAGAAGCGTACGTCGCGAGCATTGCGCTGGATGAAAGTGCGGCGACTTTCGACATCTTCACCCATAAGTGTTGAAAAGAGCTGGTCTGCTTGCGCAGCATCATCAACCGAGACTTGCAGTAGGACTCTACGTTGTGGATCCATGGTCGTTTCCCAAAGTTCTTCTGCGTTCATTTCGCCAAGACCCTTGTAGCGCTGAATGTCTTCATTACGAAGTTTCTTGCCAGCAGCTAGTCCAGCTTCAACAACTTCGTCGCGCTGACGATCACTGTAAGCATAAGCAGGCGCTTCCCGAGACCATTTAATTTTGTACAGCGGTGGTTGCGCTAGGTAAACAAAACCACCATCAACTAGCGGTTTCATGTAGCGGAACAAAAAAGTTAGTAGCAAGGTGCGGATGTGCTGTCCATCGACATCAGCATCAGCCATCAAAACTACTTTGTGATAACGCAACTTATTTATGTCGAATTCGTCCTGAATTCCAGTACCAAACGCTGAAATTAGCGACTGAACTTCGGTGTTTGCCAACACTTTATCGAGTCGGGTTTTTTCAACATTCAAAATCTTTCCGCGAATTGGCAAGATAGCTTGGGTACGTGGATCACGTCCTTGACCCGCAGAGCCACCGGCTGAGTCCCCTTCAACAATGAACACTTCACACTCGCCAGGCTCAGTGCTAGAACAGTCCTTAAGTTTGCCCGGCAGTCCGCTGCCGCCAAGTAGGCCTTTTCGGTTGCGAGCTAAATCACGGGCTTTGCGTGCTGCTAGTCGAGCAGTTGCTGCCTGCACTGACTTGCGGGCGATCTCTTTACCGTCGCTTGGATTTTTCTCAAACCATTCGCTCAGTTGCTCATTTACAACT from Actinomycetota bacterium includes:
- a CDS encoding DUF3566 domain-containing protein; this translates as MTTGSEEADFAPSTRKVRITRLDPWSVAKSSFILGVAIAGIIIVATIVLWLLLSAAGVFEAITGLFRSVSGNEDSAGVNFLSLGRLVGLSMVISAIEIVLLSVLSTIFAALYNLSVGFTGGIEVDVADEQSN
- a CDS encoding MFS transporter, encoding MFEVLRETPALTRRLLFGNFLSSLGSGLTLPLLIVYLNQIRGFSLITAALVISWMSIFGLVATGPVGWAIDRFGPKPVMITGLTIQTVATASWSFVHSPSQAYLIAALTALGQSGLWPAQNTIVARMVPPEKRQNIFGISFMFLNLGLGIGGLASALIVDLNDPGSFVRLYLIDACSYLLYLAVIASIPNFKFNSEHESSQGSYRDLLKDRKLIYYFFTTLLMLTCGYGSMMDAGIAPLLTVFAGQSAKTLGPIWAINTFVIVIGQLYFIKLLQGRSRSRLLQVISLLWATSWIALGVGLKLPGLLPAVLAGLAMAIFAVGEMVWSPVGPAIPNDLAPEHLRGRYNAVSSLNWSLSGAIGPAIGGFMLHRNWPYQWIALLILGCGISALMAEKLRKQLTPTQDGLT
- a CDS encoding aminotransferase class III-fold pyridoxal phosphate-dependent enzyme, whose translation is MTIIDRAHLAELLIRERQTYRTNNPKSLSLYEQADNLFGSVPMTWMNKWSGGFPLYLERAHGNRVTDVDGHTYIDFALGDTGAMAGHSPQASISAITERIINAGGITTMLPTADAQWVGAELTKRFGLPLWSFTLTATDANRWAIRLARLATGKSKILVFSYCYHGSVDETFAVPDETGKAVSRPGNVAPPIPLHHTTRVVEFNDLAAVERELAHGDVAAILTEPALTNIGIVLPRPGFLPGLRELATKYQALLMIDETHTFSAGPGGMTARDNLQPDIFIIGKSIGAGIPSGAYGITNEVAQAIAAHAEADLIDVGGVGGTLAGNALSLAAMRATLGEVLTDAAFAHMIELGTRYTNQVQEILTKYEVDWSIAQIGARAEYRFVSPAPTSGTDSANASDDALDEFMHLYMCNRGVLMTPFHNMALMCPATTVEDVDKHQQLFESAIQELTQIS
- the gyrA gene encoding DNA gyrase subunit A; this encodes MTEISETNDQIEIVDLHVEMQRSYLDYAMSVIVSRALPDVRDGLKPVHRRVIYAMYDGGYRPDRAFNKSARVVGEVMGQYHPHGDSAIYDTLVRLTQSWSLRYPLAQGQGNFGSPGNDSPAAARYTEARLAPIAMEMVRDIDQDTVDFTPNYDGKNLEPTVLPSRFPNLLVNGSSGIAVGMATNIPPHNLREVAAGVQWALENPEASREELLEALMERISGPDFPTGALIVGRRGIQDAQRTGRGSITMRAVTEITEDKRGRTVIVVTELPYQVNPDNLISRIAELHDQGKISGIADIIDETSSRTGMRIVIVLKRDAVAKVVLNNLFKHTQLQDNFGANMLALVDGVPRTLTVDAFVTNWIAHQIEVIQRRTAYRLRIAQERVHILIGLLKAISRIDEVIALIRGSASAAVAQQGLQDLLEIDEVQAQAILDMQLRKLAALEASELQNQHDKLMAEIADYQDILGSIIRQRTIVSEELAEIVAKFGDERRSQIVADENEVTNEDLIVNEPVVVTITADGYVKRTKAALYRAQRRGGRGVKGAALKQDDVVAHFFVTTTHNWILFFTNRGRVFRVKAYELTEAGRDARGQHVANLLQLAPDEEIAQVLDLKSYEQAPYLVLATRGGIVKKTKLTEYDSPRSTGLIAINLKDEDTLVSAQLVSAQDHVILVSKLGYSVRFHASDEILRPMGRSATGVIGIRFKSEDDFLLSLEVANAEDFLVTVTDGGWAKRTELSEWRSMGRGNQGVRAMRLVERRGGLAGALVCKGDDELFAIASNGIVIRTRVDEIRAAGRDTMGVSLMRVADEDQVVAVARSSAETLARLEELNLDEPTDVEVLDAQEVTEETSESE
- the dnaB gene encoding replicative DNA helicase is translated as MSVAEIPRGYPADQLLTPPQDLVAEQSVLGAMLLSKDAIADVIEHLHENDFYKPAHSTIFAAILDIYGRGEPADAITVSNYLTKAGTLSNIGGVSYLHTLVSGVPTAANAGYYARIVTERAVLRRLVEVGARITQMGYSADGEIDALVDRAQSEVFDVTKQRRSEDYQPLSVIIPKTLEEIEAIEGHGGQLLGVPTGFSGLDNITHGLHGGQLIIVAARPGMGKSTLALDLARSASIKNNMTSAIFSLEMSRNEIAMRLLSAEATVNLSAMRGGNLVEADWDRVAKRMGGISEAPLFIDDSPNMTMMEIRAKARRLKQRHDLRLIIIDYIQLMSSGRRVESRQVEVSEFSRSLKLLAKELDVPVVALSQLNRGPEQRQDKKPMLSDLRESGSLEQDADMVILLHREGFYEPDSQRRGESDFILAKHRNGPTGIVTVAWQGHYSRFAEMAASS